Proteins encoded by one window of Esox lucius isolate fEsoLuc1 chromosome 4, fEsoLuc1.pri, whole genome shotgun sequence:
- the LOC117594396 gene encoding basic proline-rich protein-like, whose product PVPALPEPPPASLSPAPSPALPQGSDPPPAPPAPAPPPAPIPPPAPPSPAPPPAPAPPPAVNPPPAPPAPAPPPAADLLPAPIPPPAPLSPMPPPAPPAPTPPPALPPAPDPPPAPPAPAPPPAADLPPAPIPPPAPPSPIPLPAPIPPPAPPAPTPPPALPPAPDPPPASPAPAPPPAPIPPPAPPSPIPLPAPIPPPAPPAPTPPPALPPAPDPPPALPPTLPPAPDPPPALPPVPDPPPAPPAPAPPPAPAPPPAPTPPPALPPAPDPPPVSPSPIPPPAPPAPTPPPALPPAPDPPPAPPAPAPPPAPIPPPAPPSPAPPPAPTPPPALPPAPDPPPVSPSPAPPPALPPALDPPPPPPAPAPPPAPIPPPAPPSPTPPPALPPAPDPPPPPPAPDPPPVSPSPAPPPALPAPAPPPAVDPPPVPPA is encoded by the coding sequence cctgtcccggctctccctgaacctccgccggcttccctgtctccggctccttcgccggctctcccacagggttctgaccctccgccggctcccccggctcctgctcctccaccggctcctattcccccgccggctcccccgtctcctgctcctccgccggctcctgctcccccgccggccgtcaaccctccgccggctcccccggctcctgctcctccgccggctgccgacctgctaccggctcctattcctccgccggctcccctgtctcctatgcctccgccggctcccccggctcctactcctccgccggctcttccgccggctccggaccctccgccggctcccccggctcctgctcctccgccggctgccgacctgccgccggctcctattcctccgccggctcccccgtctcctattcctctgccggctcctattcctccgccggctccaccggctcctactcctccgccggctctcccgccggctccggaccctccgccggcttccccggctcctgctcctccaccggctcctattcccccgccggctcccccgtctcctattcctctgcctgctcctattcctccgccagctcccccggctcctactcctccgccggctcttccgccggctccggaccctccgccggctcttccgccgactcttccgccggctccggacccaccgccggcccttccgccggttccggaccctccgccggctcccccggctcctgctcctccaccggctcctgctcctccgccggctcctactcctccgccggctcttccgccggctcctgaccctccaccggtttccccatctcctattcctccgccggctcccccggctcctactcctccgccggctcttccgccggctccggaccctccgccggctcccccggctcctgctcctccaccggctcctattcccccgccggctcccccgtctcctgctcctccgccggctcctactcctccgccggctcttccgccggctcctgaccctccgccggtttccccatctcctgctcctccgccggctcttccgccggctctggaccctccgccgcctcccccggctcctgctcctccaccggctcctattcccccgccggctcccccgtctcctactcctccgccagctctcccgccggctccggaccctccgccgcctccgccggctcctgaccctccgccggtttccccatctcctgctcctccgccggctctcccggctcctgctcctccgccggctgtcgaccctccgccggttcccccggct